In the Hordeum vulgare subsp. vulgare chromosome 7H, MorexV3_pseudomolecules_assembly, whole genome shotgun sequence genome, one interval contains:
- the LOC123411024 gene encoding protein NONRESPONDING TO OXYLIPINS 2, mitochondrial-like isoform X1 has translation MASFCRSAAAAARSAALRSKSRIASPFPATRSPVAAAPRLRRSAVKMLAGAESLMPLHSAVAGARLRSCIAADSSCWSYLSQDFALPR, from the exons ATGGCGTCTTTCtgccgctccgccgccgccgcggccagGTCGGCTGCGCTCCGGTCCAAGTCCCGGATCGCGAGCCCGTTCCCGGCGACGAGGTCTCCCGTTGCCGCCGCTCCTCGCCTCCGCAG GTCCGCGGTGAAGATGCTGGCGGGCGCGGAGTCGCTTATGCCGCTCCACAGCGCGGTGGCTGGCGCGCGGCTACGGTCGTGCATCGCCGCCGACTCCTCCTGCTGGAGCTACCTCTCCCAAG ACTTTGCTCTTCCTCGGTGA
- the LOC123411024 gene encoding protein NONRESPONDING TO OXYLIPINS 2, mitochondrial-like isoform X2 has translation MASFCRSAAAAARSAALRSKSRIASPFPATRSPVAAAPRLRRSAVKMLAGAESLMPLHSAVAGARLRSCIAADSSCWSYLSQGLIKRI, from the exons ATGGCGTCTTTCtgccgctccgccgccgccgcggccagGTCGGCTGCGCTCCGGTCCAAGTCCCGGATCGCGAGCCCGTTCCCGGCGACGAGGTCTCCCGTTGCCGCCGCTCCTCGCCTCCGCAG GTCCGCGGTGAAGATGCTGGCGGGCGCGGAGTCGCTTATGCCGCTCCACAGCGCGGTGGCTGGCGCGCGGCTACGGTCGTGCATCGCCGCCGACTCCTCCTGCTGGAGCTACCTCTCCCAAG GTTTGATCAAGCGCATCTGA